The Moraxella osloensis genome contains a region encoding:
- a CDS encoding malate dehydrogenase, whose product MKQPVRVAVTGAAGQISYSLLFRIASGDMLGKDQPVILQLLEITPALEALKGVVMELEDCAFPLLAGVVQTDDANVAFKDADYALLVGARPRGPGMERKDLLEANAAIFSAQGKALNDNASRTVKVLVVGNPANTNALIAQRNAPDLDPRNFTAMTRLDHNRGIAQLAEETETTVNDIKKMIIWGNHSSTQYPDLTFTTVKGQPALEQVQRDWYEGTYIPNVQQRGAAIIKARGASSAASAANAAIAHIRSWALGTDENDWVSMGVYSNGEYGIQKGLIYSFPCTCQNGDWKIVEGLDVSSAFSQEKMKATETELAEERDAVSHLLPN is encoded by the coding sequence ATGAAACAGCCTGTTCGTGTTGCGGTGACTGGTGCTGCTGGTCAAATCAGTTATTCATTATTATTTCGTATCGCATCGGGTGATATGTTGGGTAAAGACCAACCTGTCATTTTACAATTATTAGAAATCACGCCAGCTTTAGAAGCCTTAAAAGGTGTGGTAATGGAACTTGAAGATTGTGCATTCCCATTGCTAGCGGGCGTCGTACAAACTGACGACGCTAATGTTGCGTTCAAAGATGCGGACTATGCCCTACTGGTAGGTGCCCGTCCTCGTGGTCCTGGCATGGAGCGTAAAGATTTGCTCGAAGCCAACGCCGCCATCTTCTCTGCACAAGGTAAAGCGTTAAATGACAACGCTAGCCGTACTGTCAAGGTATTGGTTGTGGGTAACCCCGCCAACACCAACGCCTTAATCGCACAGCGCAATGCCCCAGACCTAGACCCACGTAACTTTACCGCGATGACGCGTCTTGACCACAACCGTGGTATAGCGCAATTGGCAGAAGAAACTGAAACTACCGTGAATGACATCAAAAAAATGATCATTTGGGGTAACCACTCTTCAACCCAGTACCCAGATTTGACCTTCACGACTGTAAAAGGTCAACCTGCCCTAGAGCAAGTACAACGTGACTGGTACGAAGGTACTTATATCCCTAACGTACAACAACGTGGTGCTGCCATCATTAAAGCACGTGGTGCCTCATCAGCGGCATCTGCGGCAAACGCTGCCATTGCGCACATTCGTTCATGGGCACTAGGCACTGACGAGAATGATTGGGTATCTATGGGTGTTTACTCAAATGGTGAGTACGGTATCCAAAAAGGTCTTATCTATTCATTCCCATGTACTTGCCAAAATGGCGATTGGAAAATTGTTGAAGGGCTAGATGTTTCATCGGCTTTCTCACAAGAAAAAATGAAAGCCACCGAAACTGAGCTCGCTGAAGAGCGTGATGCGGTAAGCCACTTATTACCTAACTAA
- the gspE gene encoding type II secretion system ATPase GspE — MLNPIALPYSFAKRHQLLLQYSQDLTAPPTLLMTADTPMEAINEANRFASQAGVPLPFTFAMAQSDDFEKQLAAVYAGNTGESQHIAAGLEDHPDLMSLADSVPETEDLMDQEDDAPIIRLINALLSEAIRLNASDIHIETFEKRLSVRFRVDGILKEIVSPKRELSPLLVSRIKVMAKMDIAEKRVPQDGRISLRLAGREVDVRVSTLPSNFGERVVMRLLDKQAGRLNMTYLGLSDNDYSELKRLIHRPHGIILVTGPTGSGKTTTLYAALTDLNDNTRNILTAEDPIEFQLDGIGQTQVNNKVDMTFARSLRAMLRQDPDVVMVGEIRDLETAEIAVQASLTGHLVLSTLHTNTAIGAVTRLQDMGVEPFLLSSSLIGVVAQRLVRTLCPHCHTWTLADAYQTQIFTEIGEVGEIKLPKPVGCEKCNQSGFRGRTAIYEVVPVDDKLRQLIHSQTAEFELEAYARSKTPSIRADGLKKVLAGKTTLEEVLRVTKEKEM, encoded by the coding sequence ATGCTAAATCCGATTGCCTTGCCCTATAGTTTTGCCAAACGTCATCAACTGCTGCTGCAATACTCGCAAGATTTGACTGCCCCGCCGACGTTATTGATGACGGCGGATACCCCTATGGAAGCCATCAACGAAGCCAACCGTTTTGCCAGTCAAGCAGGGGTGCCACTGCCATTTACTTTTGCCATGGCACAAAGTGACGATTTTGAAAAGCAGTTAGCCGCGGTCTATGCAGGCAACACTGGGGAATCTCAGCATATTGCCGCTGGGCTTGAAGACCATCCCGATTTGATGAGTCTGGCTGACAGTGTCCCTGAGACGGAAGACTTGATGGACCAAGAAGATGACGCGCCCATCATTCGGCTGATTAATGCGCTACTGTCTGAAGCCATCCGCCTAAACGCCTCAGATATTCACATCGAAACCTTTGAAAAACGGCTATCGGTGCGCTTTCGGGTGGATGGGATACTCAAAGAAATCGTCAGTCCAAAACGGGAACTGTCACCGCTACTGGTATCGCGTATCAAGGTGATGGCAAAAATGGATATCGCTGAAAAACGGGTGCCGCAAGATGGACGCATCTCATTACGTCTGGCTGGGCGAGAGGTGGATGTGCGGGTATCGACCTTGCCATCAAATTTTGGTGAGCGTGTGGTGATGCGGCTCTTGGATAAACAAGCGGGTCGGTTAAATATGACCTATTTGGGGTTGTCAGACAATGATTATAGCGAGCTTAAACGCTTAATCCATCGCCCGCATGGCATTATTCTTGTCACAGGTCCGACAGGTTCGGGCAAAACCACGACGCTGTACGCGGCGTTGACGGATTTGAACGATAACACCCGTAATATTTTGACCGCTGAAGACCCGATTGAATTTCAGCTAGATGGTATTGGGCAAACCCAAGTCAATAATAAAGTGGATATGACCTTTGCCCGTAGTTTGCGAGCCATGCTACGCCAAGACCCTGACGTGGTGATGGTGGGGGAGATTCGCGATTTAGAGACCGCAGAAATTGCGGTGCAAGCGTCACTCACAGGTCACTTGGTACTCTCAACCCTGCATACCAACACCGCGATTGGTGCGGTGACGCGGCTGCAAGATATGGGGGTTGAGCCGTTTTTGCTGTCATCGAGCCTCATTGGCGTGGTGGCACAGCGACTAGTGCGCACCTTGTGTCCGCATTGCCATACATGGACGCTTGCCGATGCCTATCAAACGCAGATTTTTACTGAAATAGGCGAAGTCGGAGAGATTAAACTGCCAAAACCTGTGGGCTGCGAGAAGTGCAATCAATCAGGATTTCGAGGACGTACCGCGATTTATGAAGTGGTGCCTGTCGATGACAAACTGCGACAACTGATTCATAGTCAAACAGCCGAATTTGAGTTAGAAGCGTATGCGCGCAGCAAAACACCATCCATTCGCGCCGATGGACTCAAAAAAGTATTGGCAGGCAAAACCACACTAGAAGAAGTGTTACGGGTGACAAAAGAAAAAGAGATGTGA
- a CDS encoding class I SAM-dependent methyltransferase yields the protein MTHTQHTLNIQQYQDKSHNYLHSAVHAQGAEFDKIKQLIEAHKLAHILDLGCGGGHVSYQVAPVATSVIAYDITPTMTEVVASQAKARGLTNITTQIGTAEKLPFADHQFDAIITRYSAHHWQNVPQALFEMHRALADDGKVVIVDVLGNSNPVLNNFLQTIETIRDPSHVKDYSLAEWLYFAQITGFCVATVEMQKLALNFDSWVARMHTPDTSIQVIRALQKNCAASVRQYFEIDEAGNFSTDVIYLVLSK from the coding sequence ATGACACATACCCAACACACCCTAAATATTCAACAGTACCAAGACAAATCCCACAACTATCTCCATAGCGCTGTCCATGCGCAAGGCGCTGAGTTCGACAAAATAAAGCAGTTGATTGAGGCGCACAAGCTTGCGCATATATTAGATTTGGGCTGTGGCGGTGGGCACGTCAGTTATCAGGTAGCGCCTGTTGCCACATCAGTGATTGCTTATGACATTACCCCTACGATGACCGAAGTTGTCGCCAGCCAAGCCAAAGCACGCGGCCTAACCAATATTACCACGCAAATCGGTACGGCAGAAAAATTACCCTTTGCCGACCACCAATTTGATGCCATTATCACGCGTTATTCTGCGCACCATTGGCAAAATGTACCACAAGCACTGTTTGAGATGCATCGCGCCCTAGCTGACGATGGCAAAGTGGTGATTGTCGATGTGTTGGGCAATAGCAACCCCGTGCTCAATAATTTTTTACAGACCATTGAAACCATCCGCGATCCCAGTCATGTCAAAGATTATAGTCTTGCCGAGTGGTTGTATTTTGCACAAATCACCGGCTTTTGCGTGGCGACTGTCGAGATGCAAAAACTGGCGTTAAATTTTGACAGTTGGGTCGCCCGTATGCATACCCCTGATACCAGCATACAAGTGATTCGCGCCTTACAAAAAAATTGTGCCGCGTCTGTTAGACAATATTTTGAGATAGATGAGGCTGGCAATTTTAGCACCGATGTCATTTATTTAGTGCTGTCAAAATAA
- a CDS encoding lytic transglycosylase domain-containing protein has translation MKNLKLSMISCGVIAVFAQSACASSYSVGTPSTADSYFNQAEREASRGNLSQMGNYQQMMAGGSLAMYPEYWQLNKDLDAQPASAIVSFANRYPQTAMAEKLAADYAETKARMGDYEAVRQVASYVTNPDASEACAIALGFNHGGDSMRAYTEKGNVWLNTDKKLPQLCQQLATALNGNRMVSNDDREQRLYRMLRTGNNGDIVQLASRLGVQISYNQLMSISSSPNAFFSQLGSMPATASNRYLYLYALGQLAKKSVSEAAMQLNYDLGRNPQFFDAKTRQYAYRTLGVARMGVNTDQGFSSDAVDWMQKSLGVPFNNEEAENYAQAAIRYSRWSDLAQAIGAMDYKNQQQPVWQYWLAKAYKLGGTSQQREQANQIFRQLAQNNDYYGLLAKDQIGQRFDRLPATPPVSNSDYSRLANDSFFNRAFILYKLAANPAYTNREWNWAVKKARDRGDERMILAAAQTASDMGWYDRAIYALESTKTIPNSAPAFPMPHQSSVVQYSRQAGIDPAWAYGIMRQESRFNIGARSGVGAGGLMQIMPDTARYIARKLGEPYEPSRVAGGDTNIRYGTYYMGDILNKLGGQPVLATAGYNAGPGKAKTWQPENGSLAADQYVETIPYAETRNYVKAVMENTTHYDVLLGGSNQPITQRMGIIAAKY, from the coding sequence ATGAAAAATCTCAAGCTTTCGATGATTTCATGCGGTGTGATTGCTGTTTTTGCACAATCTGCTTGCGCAAGTAGCTATTCTGTAGGGACGCCTAGCACGGCGGATAGTTATTTTAACCAAGCCGAACGTGAAGCTAGCCGTGGCAACTTATCGCAAATGGGCAACTATCAGCAAATGATGGCGGGTGGTAGTCTAGCCATGTATCCAGAGTATTGGCAGCTTAATAAAGACTTAGACGCTCAGCCGGCATCAGCGATTGTGAGTTTTGCCAACCGTTATCCACAAACGGCGATGGCAGAAAAATTGGCGGCGGATTATGCAGAAACCAAAGCGCGGATGGGTGATTATGAGGCGGTTAGACAAGTGGCAAGCTATGTAACCAATCCTGATGCCAGTGAAGCTTGTGCCATTGCGTTGGGCTTCAATCACGGTGGCGATAGCATGCGCGCTTATACCGAAAAAGGTAATGTTTGGCTCAACACCGATAAAAAACTGCCGCAGCTTTGCCAACAGTTGGCGACAGCGCTCAATGGCAATCGCATGGTTAGCAATGATGACCGTGAGCAGCGACTGTATCGTATGCTACGCACGGGCAATAATGGCGACATCGTGCAGCTTGCCAGCCGATTGGGCGTGCAGATAAGCTACAATCAGCTCATGAGCATCAGTAGCAGTCCCAATGCGTTTTTCTCACAACTCGGTAGTATGCCAGCAACTGCCAGCAATCGGTATTTATATTTATATGCCTTAGGGCAACTTGCCAAAAAATCTGTCAGTGAAGCGGCGATGCAGCTTAACTATGATTTGGGACGAAACCCGCAGTTTTTTGATGCCAAAACCCGTCAATATGCCTACCGTACCTTGGGTGTGGCAAGGATGGGCGTCAATACCGATCAAGGGTTTAGTAGTGACGCGGTTGATTGGATGCAAAAAAGTCTGGGCGTACCATTTAATAATGAAGAAGCCGAAAACTATGCCCAAGCAGCGATACGCTATAGCCGATGGTCAGATTTGGCACAAGCCATTGGCGCAATGGACTATAAAAATCAGCAGCAACCGGTATGGCAATATTGGCTTGCTAAAGCCTACAAATTGGGCGGTACTAGCCAGCAGCGTGAGCAAGCCAATCAAATTTTTCGCCAACTGGCGCAAAACAATGACTATTATGGACTGCTTGCCAAAGACCAAATTGGACAGCGTTTTGACCGATTGCCGGCTACGCCACCGGTGAGCAATAGTGATTACTCACGCCTCGCAAACGATAGTTTCTTTAATCGCGCATTTATCCTCTATAAACTTGCCGCCAATCCTGCCTATACCAACCGTGAATGGAACTGGGCGGTAAAAAAAGCACGTGACCGTGGTGATGAGAGGATGATTCTGGCAGCCGCGCAAACCGCCTCGGACATGGGATGGTACGACCGTGCTATCTATGCGCTGGAGTCTACCAAAACGATTCCAAATTCGGCACCGGCATTCCCAATGCCCCATCAGTCTAGTGTCGTGCAATACAGCCGCCAAGCGGGAATCGATCCTGCATGGGCGTATGGCATCATGCGTCAAGAAAGCCGTTTTAATATCGGCGCGCGTTCGGGTGTCGGGGCAGGGGGGTTGATGCAAATCATGCCAGACACTGCGCGTTATATCGCACGTAAATTGGGCGAACCGTATGAGCCATCTCGCGTCGCAGGGGGCGATACCAATATTCGCTACGGTACGTATTATATGGGCGATATCTTAAATAAATTGGGGGGTCAGCCTGTACTAGCCACCGCGGGCTACAATGCAGGGCCAGGTAAGGCCAAAACTTGGCAACCTGAAAACGGTAGCCTAGCCGCCGATCAGTACGTTGAGACCATTCCTTATGCAGAAACGCGCAATTATGTCAAAGCCGTGATGGAAAATACCACCCATTATGATGTGCTCCTTGGCGGCAGCAACCAACCGATTACTCAGCGTATGGGTATTATTGCTGCTAAGTATTAA
- a CDS encoding BrnT family toxin codes for MIQITFDQNKAESNKIKHGVSFDEAKIALLDSNALVREDFDHDEPRFVLLGMANRLLVVVYCYVDNDDMIRLISARKATKNEENQYAN; via the coding sequence TTGATACAAATAACTTTTGACCAAAATAAAGCTGAGAGTAATAAAATCAAACATGGTGTAAGTTTTGATGAAGCAAAAATTGCATTACTTGACTCCAATGCGCTAGTACGTGAAGATTTTGACCACGATGAACCAAGATTTGTATTATTAGGCATGGCAAATCGCTTATTAGTTGTTGTCTATTGTTATGTGGATAATGATGATATGATTCGGTTAATATCTGCACGAAAAGCAACCAAAAACGAGGAAAACCAATATGCAAACTGA
- a CDS encoding thiazole synthase, whose protein sequence is MTQTTLTQNLAAQNSSSQNTLITANDPLHIGSRTFTSRLLVGTGKYTDLAQTGEAIAASGAQIVTVAIRRVNIGQKKDEPNLLDVISPEKYTILPNTAGCFDAASAVRTCQLARELLDGHNLVKLEVLGDEKNLYPNVIETVKAAKTLIDDGFDVMVYTSDDPIVAKELESMGCVAIMPLGSLIGSGLGLLNRHTLSLIIEQTQVPVLVDAGVGTASDAAIALELGCDGVLMNTAIAHAQNPVLMASAMKHAVMAGREAFLAGRMPARYMAQASSPQTGYFFR, encoded by the coding sequence ATGACCCAAACCACTTTAACTCAAAATCTTGCAGCCCAAAATTCTTCAAGCCAAAATACGCTGATAACCGCAAACGACCCGCTACACATCGGTTCGCGCACGTTTACCTCTCGTTTGCTTGTCGGTACTGGCAAATATACAGATTTGGCACAAACAGGCGAAGCCATCGCTGCCAGTGGCGCCCAAATCGTCACTGTCGCCATTCGCCGCGTGAATATCGGGCAGAAAAAAGATGAACCCAATCTACTCGATGTGATTTCTCCCGAAAAATACACCATTCTGCCCAACACCGCTGGCTGTTTTGACGCGGCTAGCGCCGTTCGTACCTGTCAGTTAGCGCGTGAATTGTTGGATGGGCACAACCTTGTCAAACTTGAAGTATTGGGCGATGAAAAAAACTTGTATCCTAATGTCATCGAAACCGTGAAAGCCGCTAAAACCTTGATTGATGATGGCTTTGATGTGATGGTGTACACCTCAGATGACCCAATTGTTGCCAAAGAACTAGAGAGCATGGGCTGTGTGGCGATTATGCCATTGGGCAGTTTGATTGGCTCAGGTCTAGGATTGCTCAACCGTCATACCTTAAGTCTAATCATTGAGCAGACCCAAGTGCCTGTTTTGGTGGATGCAGGTGTGGGTACCGCCAGTGATGCCGCTATTGCCTTGGAATTGGGCTGTGATGGTGTGCTGATGAACACCGCGATTGCCCATGCGCAAAACCCTGTATTAATGGCGTCTGCCATGAAACATGCGGTAATGGCTGGACGTGAAGCCTTCTTGGCAGGTCGTATGCCAGCACGTTATATGGCACAAGCTAGTTCGCCACAGACTGGCTATTTTTTCCGCTAA
- the miaB gene encoding tRNA (N6-isopentenyl adenosine(37)-C2)-methylthiotransferase MiaB, producing the protein MTVATFDPKAQISKTQNLVTPTLAASVEPTMPPADARVKRVFIETQGCQMNVYDSEKMADVLGDSHGMILTDNPEEADVLLMNTCSIREKAQEKVFSELGRWKKLKEKNPNLVIGVGGCVASQEGDKIQSRAPHVDMVFGPQTLHRLPELYDQSTKQLDVKPKNRIGVVDVSFPSIEKFDFLPEPKVEGFKAFVSIMEGCSKYCSFCVVPYTRGEEISRPLDDVLAEIDSLASQGVREVTLLGQNVNGYRGEKHDGTICRFSELLHYVAHVDGIERIRFTTSHPLEFSDDIIEAYAKIPKLVSHLHLPVQSGSNAILAAMKRNHTIDIYVEQIRKLRAVRPDMYLSSDFIIGFPNETDQDFQDTLNLAKDLDFDHSYSFIYSKRPGTPASDLPDNIDIATKKARLAAFQQVIIDSTWAKTQGMVGQIVRVLVEQHGDRNPEFLMGTADNTRTVLFKGDDALIGKLVMVKVTRAMSPHLVEGELMEVLG; encoded by the coding sequence ATGACAGTTGCTACTTTTGACCCAAAAGCCCAGATTTCCAAAACTCAAAATTTGGTAACGCCAACGCTAGCGGCGAGTGTTGAACCCACCATGCCGCCAGCGGATGCTCGTGTCAAACGCGTGTTTATCGAGACCCAAGGCTGTCAGATGAATGTGTACGACTCTGAAAAAATGGCAGATGTGCTAGGCGATTCGCATGGGATGATACTGACGGACAATCCTGAAGAAGCCGATGTGCTGCTCATGAATACCTGCTCGATTCGTGAAAAAGCGCAAGAAAAAGTATTTTCTGAACTCGGACGCTGGAAAAAACTTAAAGAGAAAAACCCGAATTTGGTCATCGGTGTCGGTGGCTGCGTGGCGTCACAAGAAGGCGATAAAATCCAAAGCCGTGCCCCGCATGTCGATATGGTGTTTGGACCGCAAACCCTGCATCGCCTGCCAGAACTGTATGACCAATCTACCAAACAGCTGGATGTCAAACCCAAAAACCGTATCGGCGTCGTCGATGTGTCTTTCCCAAGCATTGAAAAATTTGACTTTTTACCCGAGCCCAAAGTAGAAGGGTTTAAGGCGTTTGTGTCTATCATGGAAGGCTGCTCAAAATACTGCTCATTTTGCGTGGTGCCCTACACCCGCGGCGAAGAAATCTCGCGCCCACTCGATGACGTACTTGCCGAGATTGACAGCCTTGCCAGCCAAGGGGTACGTGAAGTAACGCTATTGGGGCAAAACGTCAATGGCTACCGCGGCGAAAAACACGATGGTACGATTTGCCGTTTTAGTGAGTTATTACATTATGTGGCACACGTTGACGGCATTGAGCGCATTCGCTTTACCACCAGCCACCCACTGGAATTTAGCGATGATATCATTGAAGCGTATGCCAAAATACCAAAACTAGTATCTCACCTGCATCTACCTGTGCAAAGTGGCTCCAATGCTATCCTAGCCGCCATGAAACGTAACCACACCATTGATATCTACGTTGAGCAAATCCGCAAACTGCGCGCGGTGCGCCCTGATATGTATTTATCAAGCGATTTTATTATCGGTTTTCCCAATGAAACTGACCAAGATTTCCAAGACACACTCAATCTTGCCAAAGATTTGGATTTTGACCATTCATATAGCTTTATTTATTCCAAGCGCCCTGGTACGCCTGCGTCAGACTTGCCCGACAATATCGATATAGCAACCAAAAAAGCCCGTTTGGCGGCGTTTCAGCAAGTGATTATTGACTCAACCTGGGCAAAAACCCAAGGCATGGTGGGTCAAATCGTGCGTGTGCTGGTGGAGCAACATGGCGACCGCAATCCTGAATTTTTGATGGGAACGGCAGATAATACGCGAACGGTATTGTTCAAAGGCGATGACGCGTTGATTGGTAAACTGGTGATGGTGAAAGTCACGCGTGCCATGAGTCCGCATTTGGTGGAAGGTGAGTTGATGGAAGTGTTGGGTTAA
- a CDS encoding amino acid ABC transporter ATP-binding protein produces the protein MIDVNKISKWYGDFQVLTDCTAHVHKGDVTVICGPSGSGKSTLIKTVNGLEAFQQGEILIDGISVGAKETDLPKLRSRVGMVFQHFELFPHLSILENLTLAQIKVLGRSQSEAQKKGLGYLDRVGLSAHAKKYPAELSGGQQQRVAIARALSMDPIAMLFDEPTSALDPEMIQEVLEVMIELANEGMTMMCVTHEMGFARQVANRIIFMDQGHIVENCSREEFFAGARSERAKDFLSKILNH, from the coding sequence ATGATTGATGTCAACAAAATCAGTAAATGGTATGGCGACTTTCAAGTATTGACCGACTGTACCGCGCATGTGCACAAAGGCGATGTGACCGTCATCTGTGGTCCATCAGGTAGCGGTAAATCAACTTTAATCAAAACCGTCAATGGGCTTGAAGCCTTTCAACAAGGTGAAATCTTGATTGATGGCATATCGGTCGGCGCCAAAGAAACCGACTTGCCAAAACTACGTAGCCGTGTAGGGATGGTATTTCAGCATTTTGAACTGTTTCCACATTTATCCATCTTAGAAAACTTGACCTTGGCACAAATCAAAGTACTGGGTCGTAGTCAGTCTGAAGCGCAGAAAAAAGGCTTGGGTTATCTTGACCGCGTGGGCTTGTCAGCACATGCCAAAAAATATCCTGCTGAGTTGTCAGGGGGTCAGCAGCAACGGGTAGCAATTGCGCGTGCGCTTAGTATGGACCCGATTGCAATGCTATTTGATGAGCCAACTTCCGCGCTTGACCCTGAGATGATTCAAGAGGTACTTGAGGTGATGATTGAGCTTGCTAATGAGGGTATGACCATGATGTGTGTGACGCACGAAATGGGCTTTGCGCGCCAAGTCGCCAACCGTATTATCTTTATGGATCAAGGTCATATCGTTGAAAACTGTAGCCGTGAAGAATTCTTTGCCGGTGCGCGTAGCGAGCGTGCGAAAGATTTCTTGTCAAAAATCTTAAATCACTGA
- a CDS encoding WS/DGAT/MGAT family O-acyltransferase, which produces MRLLTAIDQLFILLENRNQPMHIGGLFLFEIPDGASDTFVSDLVQQMVTQKTPPSFPFNQVLYHLAWWKTDENFEVDHHFRHIALPKPARIRELLTYVSQEHSKLLNRAKPMWECHIIEGIEGNRFALYFKIHHSMVDGIAAIRLVKKSLSESPIERISLPIWSLMTRHRHQLDALIPEDKSILRVVKEQALAIPPAIKALAKNVVERFHKDYITTTQAPDSPLNQPVSSSRRISAQSYELIRFQTIAKHYAVTVNDVILAICSGALRRYLLDINGLPKKPLIAFVPLSLRDDNDSASQHVGNQITFILANLATHLADPVARLKTINGSTKNSKKRFSRMKQASSIIYSGIAYSRAGLQVLTGLFPDYRGFNLIISNVPGSHQPLYWQGAKLQALYPVSIVLNDQAMNITLCTYVDKIEFCIVTCSQILPHSQRLLTYMEEEIRQFESLMRN; this is translated from the coding sequence ATGCGTCTGCTCACCGCCATTGACCAGTTATTTATCTTACTTGAAAATCGCAATCAGCCGATGCACATTGGTGGGCTGTTCTTGTTTGAGATTCCCGATGGCGCAAGTGATACTTTTGTCAGTGATTTGGTGCAGCAAATGGTCACGCAAAAAACGCCGCCGAGTTTTCCGTTTAACCAAGTGTTATATCATCTAGCATGGTGGAAAACCGATGAAAACTTTGAAGTCGACCATCATTTTCGCCATATCGCCTTGCCAAAACCAGCACGTATCCGTGAGCTATTGACTTATGTGTCCCAAGAGCATAGCAAATTACTCAATCGTGCCAAACCGATGTGGGAATGTCACATCATCGAGGGGATTGAAGGCAATCGTTTCGCGTTGTATTTTAAGATTCATCATTCTATGGTCGATGGGATAGCGGCGATCCGTTTGGTCAAAAAATCGCTATCAGAATCGCCAATCGAGCGGATTAGCTTGCCAATTTGGTCGCTAATGACCCGTCATCGTCACCAACTCGATGCTTTGATACCAGAAGATAAATCCATTCTGCGTGTCGTCAAAGAGCAAGCGCTGGCTATCCCACCCGCCATCAAAGCCTTAGCTAAAAATGTGGTAGAGCGATTTCACAAAGACTACATTACCACCACCCAAGCGCCAGATAGTCCCCTCAACCAACCGGTATCAAGCTCACGGCGTATCTCTGCGCAATCTTATGAGCTTATTCGTTTTCAAACCATCGCCAAACATTACGCTGTGACCGTCAATGATGTGATTTTGGCGATTTGTTCGGGCGCGTTACGCCGTTATTTGCTCGACATCAATGGCTTACCCAAAAAACCTTTGATTGCTTTTGTACCCTTATCCCTGCGTGATGACAACGATAGCGCAAGCCAACACGTTGGCAATCAAATTACCTTTATTTTAGCCAATCTTGCCACTCACCTTGCCGACCCTGTTGCACGGTTAAAGACGATTAATGGCAGCACCAAAAATAGTAAAAAACGCTTTTCACGGATGAAGCAAGCCTCGTCGATTATTTATAGTGGGATTGCTTATAGCCGTGCAGGGTTGCAGGTACTTACGGGTCTGTTTCCCGATTATCGCGGTTTTAACTTGATTATCTCAAATGTACCAGGCTCGCATCAGCCATTGTATTGGCAAGGGGCAAAACTGCAGGCGCTGTATCCTGTCTCGATTGTGCTCAATGACCAAGCGATGAATATCACCTTGTGTACTTACGTGGATAAAATCGAGTTTTGTATCGTCACCTGTAGCCAAATATTGCCCCATAGCCAACGATTACTCACTTATATGGAAGAGGAAATTAGGCAGTTTGAATCGCTCATGAGGAACTAA